One segment of Fimbriimonadales bacterium DNA contains the following:
- a CDS encoding multiheme c-type cytochrome, which translates to MKKFRRTIEASLFLSPILIGFFAVNRLPSEQPEAVLLFTGDIRGYLAPCGCAKPQIGGVKRLASIVRALIKNPNTYYVDIGNWTKAENRQDQLKAEALAEIFADLPATVLNVGSYDARLGADYLRALSETTGGAFFSSNFQKEGALPQEIGKKAGTLFIQGFMPQAEADSLGSEGKKIEEAIRASETKGPRYVVLFAGSQKEAEALAKEHPQIGLILYLQKGDPPEKPLKIGSTILVGTPDRMRYLGRIELVNGEWTNLRFIELSAEVQDDKIASRIYDSYLQRVSEEKLLEQLPRKSGSAKYVGSNKCATCHVNAYREWKKSKHADALPTLEKTKNDRDPECVGCHVVGLDDISGFRSKKETPHLAGVGCENCHGPASAHIARPTAPYGKAGEESCLTCHIPDHSPGFDFKTYWEKIKHGM; encoded by the coding sequence ATGAAAAAATTTCGAAGAACCATCGAAGCCTCGCTCTTTCTTTCACCGATACTCATCGGTTTTTTCGCCGTCAATCGCCTCCCTTCGGAACAACCGGAAGCCGTATTGCTTTTCACAGGAGACATCCGAGGATATCTTGCGCCTTGCGGGTGTGCGAAGCCTCAAATCGGGGGGGTGAAACGGCTTGCGAGCATCGTTCGCGCGCTCATCAAAAATCCGAATACTTATTATGTGGATATCGGGAATTGGACCAAAGCAGAAAATCGCCAAGACCAATTGAAAGCGGAAGCGTTGGCGGAAATTTTTGCAGACCTTCCGGCGACGGTTCTTAACGTCGGTTCGTACGACGCGCGCTTGGGTGCAGATTATTTGCGAGCATTATCGGAGACTACTGGGGGGGCATTTTTTTCGTCGAATTTTCAAAAGGAGGGGGCTTTACCGCAGGAAATCGGTAAAAAAGCGGGAACCCTTTTCATCCAAGGCTTCATGCCGCAAGCGGAGGCAGATTCTTTGGGAAGCGAAGGGAAGAAAATAGAGGAAGCCATTCGCGCCTCGGAAACAAAGGGTCCTCGTTACGTCGTTTTATTCGCGGGAAGCCAAAAGGAAGCGGAGGCGTTGGCGAAAGAACATCCTCAAATAGGTTTGATTCTCTACCTTCAAAAGGGCGACCCCCCCGAAAAACCGCTGAAAATCGGTAGCACGATACTCGTGGGAACGCCGGACAGGATGCGATATTTAGGACGCATCGAACTCGTGAACGGGGAATGGACCAACTTGAGATTCATCGAATTGAGCGCAGAGGTGCAAGACGACAAAATCGCATCCCGAATTTACGATTCTTATTTGCAAAGAGTTTCCGAGGAAAAACTTTTAGAGCAATTGCCTCGAAAGTCTGGAAGTGCGAAATATGTCGGCTCGAACAAATGCGCGACGTGCCACGTGAACGCTTACCGCGAATGGAAAAAGAGCAAGCATGCAGATGCATTACCGACCTTGGAAAAAACGAAAAACGATAGAGACCCTGAATGCGTAGGCTGTCATGTGGTGGGGCTGGATGACATCAGCGGTTTTCGCAGTAAAAAAGAAACACCGCATTTAGCGGGTGTGGGATGCGAGAATTGCCACGGACCCGCATCGGCACACATTGCGCGCCCCACCGCGCCTTACGGAAAGGCAGGGGAGGAATCTTGCCTCACCTGCCACATCCCCGACCACAGCCCGGGATTCGACTTCAAGACGTATTGGGAGAAGATAAAACATGGAATGTAA
- a CDS encoding DUF1573 domain-containing protein, which translates to MIIFTLAGLFVLQTLGPTLPPYCTQELYDTNYEIQLFLSSSQFEKAVQRLESWLGGEIGYQIVGSKENLEDVFTEASRLWESASENRVKFVKNNQPRIRFLITDNTPDEMPLPKWENGVLVAKIPLTYGEEKTPFLKNSLIFAAAKAFGVALGLAPRNVVGTLMGKELRMGQDPPRISPKEQEILNRILSARERLANAIQKKIPLVAAVPKITVESTKLDKGQVQQGANVSFPFRITNTGNALLEITPETTCLCVNIPKQLTIAQGETKTFEPVLVTNNLLGSVNKTIVLHTNDVFNPTITLYLITSVVPEYRILPDTIIPVGLEEDKETVAEFYVYIPPGNPVRLLSVTPNNPKVKTEILPFHGELFDPYFDEKPVKRVGYVVKVTFPKDFMQGLQHVYLDVLTDAKKRPATRVVMQAVKGIVIMPNRIMFSSVPSTGGATRSVTVKYLKKPFKILEASVDRPEFEVSFQPLDKSNHSYKVTVTYKGGQPGELEGTVTLKTNIPEYSELTFPIGGTSR; encoded by the coding sequence ATGATCATTTTTACACTCGCGGGATTATTCGTATTGCAAACATTGGGTCCTACACTGCCCCCGTATTGCACGCAAGAACTTTACGACACGAATTACGAAATCCAACTTTTTTTGAGTTCATCCCAATTCGAAAAAGCGGTACAACGATTAGAGTCATGGCTCGGGGGGGAAATAGGATATCAAATCGTCGGCTCTAAAGAAAATCTCGAGGATGTTTTTACGGAAGCCTCTCGACTTTGGGAAAGCGCATCGGAAAATAGAGTGAAATTCGTGAAAAATAACCAGCCGCGGATTCGTTTTCTTATTACCGATAACACTCCGGATGAAATGCCTCTCCCTAAGTGGGAAAATGGAGTTCTCGTCGCAAAAATCCCTCTGACGTATGGAGAAGAAAAAACTCCTTTTTTAAAGAATTCTCTAATTTTCGCTGCCGCGAAGGCTTTCGGAGTCGCTTTAGGGCTGGCTCCCAGAAACGTTGTCGGCACTCTCATGGGAAAAGAACTTCGCATGGGTCAAGACCCCCCACGCATTTCTCCGAAAGAACAAGAAATCCTAAATCGCATTTTATCGGCAAGGGAACGACTCGCAAACGCAATTCAGAAAAAAATCCCGCTGGTCGCCGCAGTTCCGAAAATCACGGTCGAGAGTACGAAACTGGATAAAGGTCAGGTTCAACAAGGAGCGAATGTCTCTTTTCCCTTCCGCATTACAAACACGGGAAACGCGCTTTTAGAAATAACCCCCGAAACGACTTGCCTCTGCGTAAATATTCCCAAACAACTCACGATTGCACAAGGAGAAACGAAAACCTTCGAACCTGTTCTCGTAACGAACAATCTTCTCGGTTCCGTAAATAAAACTATCGTTTTGCATACGAACGACGTTTTCAATCCTACGATCACGTTATATTTGATTACGAGCGTAGTTCCCGAATATCGAATCCTGCCGGACACGATTATTCCTGTTGGTCTCGAAGAGGATAAAGAAACGGTTGCAGAATTTTACGTCTACATCCCCCCCGGCAATCCCGTTCGGTTGCTATCGGTAACTCCCAACAATCCTAAAGTGAAAACGGAAATTCTTCCTTTTCATGGAGAACTTTTCGACCCTTATTTCGATGAGAAACCGGTCAAACGTGTGGGATATGTGGTCAAGGTAACGTTTCCGAAAGATTTCATGCAAGGCTTGCAGCACGTTTATTTGGATGTTCTAACAGATGCAAAAAAAAGACCCGCTACCAGGGTAGTGATGCAAGCGGTCAAAGGTATCGTGATTATGCCGAATCGCATCATGTTTTCCTCCGTCCCGTCCACAGGGGGGGCTACGAGAAGTGTAACCGTAAAATATCTGAAAAAACCTTTTAAAATTCTCGAAGCCAGTGTGGACCGCCCGGAGTTCGAGGTTTCCTTCCAACCTCTTGATAAAAGCAACCACTCCTATAAGGTTACGGTTACTTATAAAGGAGGTCAACCGGGAGAGTTGGAAGGGACGGTAACCCTCAAAACGAATATTCCGGAATATTCCGAGCTTACGTTCCCGATCGGAGGAACTTCGCGCTGA
- a CDS encoding FAD-dependent oxidoreductase, producing MRVAVVGAGIAGLAAARILQRNDVETVVYEAEDHVGGRAETVVLHGIPVDTGLQSYTPRGMSIENFLLNLLPKDGLTRIEKPIYLLNDSFILPGSPEKNAQQRYTYETGANRFPQLLADGLDVRISTKIEALGRSGQKFILESELFDAVILSPPAPETRRLLQTLGSGRNITNARYRPCLSVCLGFSVPLRDVPYSALLSLERTAPLLWLGIETSKCPRRAPEGKTVFVAQLGPLYSKEHFQDSDESLLAVVVPTLVRLYGTAFQNPDWVYVRRWSISQPESVALFENINPPGTRVIICGDGTVAGRAENAFESGVMAAKRILALMK from the coding sequence ATGCGTGTAGCAGTTGTAGGAGCGGGAATTGCAGGGCTTGCCGCAGCAAGAATCCTCCAACGAAACGATGTCGAAACCGTTGTTTACGAAGCGGAAGACCATGTCGGAGGTAGAGCTGAAACTGTCGTTTTGCACGGAATTCCCGTAGATACCGGATTGCAATCCTACACTCCGCGGGGTATGAGCATAGAAAATTTTCTTTTAAACTTACTTCCGAAAGACGGTTTGACGCGAATCGAAAAACCGATTTATCTTTTGAATGACAGTTTTATTTTGCCTGGCTCACCGGAAAAAAACGCTCAACAGCGCTACACGTATGAAACAGGTGCAAATCGCTTTCCTCAATTGTTGGCAGATGGGCTCGACGTTCGAATATCTACGAAGATAGAAGCACTCGGACGCTCCGGTCAAAAATTCATCCTCGAATCGGAATTATTCGATGCGGTAATTCTGTCTCCTCCCGCTCCGGAGACGCGGAGATTACTGCAAACCCTCGGTTCGGGAAGAAACATCACGAATGCAAGATATCGCCCATGTCTTTCTGTTTGTCTTGGTTTTTCGGTTCCCTTGAGAGATGTTCCTTATAGCGCATTACTTTCACTGGAGCGCACGGCACCGTTGCTATGGTTGGGAATAGAAACTTCGAAATGCCCGCGTCGAGCACCAGAAGGGAAGACCGTATTCGTAGCGCAACTCGGTCCACTTTATAGCAAAGAACATTTTCAGGATTCCGATGAATCTTTGTTAGCCGTCGTCGTTCCTACGTTGGTTCGTCTATATGGTACGGCGTTCCAAAACCCGGATTGGGTTTACGTACGACGTTGGAGCATCTCTCAACCGGAGTCGGTGGCACTTTTCGAAAACATAAATCCACCAGGAACGCGCGTCATAATCTGTGGCGATGGCACGGTAGCAGGTCGTGCAGAAAATGCATTCGAAAGCGGAGTAATGGCTGCAAAGCGAATTTTGGCGCTCATGAAATAA
- the purH gene encoding bifunctional phosphoribosylaminoimidazolecarboxamide formyltransferase/IMP cyclohydrolase — translation MKRLALISVTDKSGIVEFANALLRNDFEILSTGGTAKHLLDNGIPVTSVSEYTGMPEILNGRVKTLHPKIHAGLLARPSDLKGDEDFRRIEVLVVNLYPFEKTVLSGASKEQCIENIDIGGPTMIRAAAKNAENVLVVVDPADYREVSENLENPCEKLRERLRAKAFAHTAYYDSLIAEYFRGDGDFPEILTFGFRLRQRLRYGENPHQKGGVYVRAFEPKGVIGANQVWGKELSYNNFLDADAAWELIWDVHRVFEMRKKPCVIVKHGNPCGLGWSEQPELSFQRAKEGDPISAFGGIVAFPFELDEKTASAITAKGNFFEVIICTRIVPEALNIFQHRSGWGQDVRILEAPEPESTSFLALRSMRGGALVQEYDSKDITEWRVVTEKSPTSEQSHTLRVAWAIVKHVKSNAITVCNSERLLGVGAGQMNRVQSVRLALESAGELAKGAVLASDAFFPFPDSIQEAAKAGIVAIIQPGGSKKDEEIIRVANEAGLAMVFTGMRHFKH, via the coding sequence GTGAAACGACTCGCATTGATTTCCGTCACGGACAAATCCGGCATCGTCGAATTCGCGAATGCTTTGTTGCGCAACGATTTCGAAATTCTAAGCACGGGGGGGACTGCCAAGCATTTACTCGACAACGGAATCCCCGTAACCTCCGTTAGCGAATATACCGGAATGCCGGAGATTTTAAACGGACGAGTAAAAACTTTGCATCCGAAAATTCACGCTGGGCTTTTAGCGCGTCCCAGCGATTTGAAAGGAGATGAAGATTTCAGAAGAATCGAAGTGTTGGTGGTCAATCTCTATCCATTCGAAAAAACCGTTTTGAGCGGGGCATCGAAAGAGCAATGTATCGAAAACATCGACATCGGCGGACCGACGATGATTCGCGCTGCGGCGAAAAATGCAGAAAACGTGCTCGTGGTTGTAGACCCTGCGGATTATCGAGAAGTATCGGAAAACTTAGAAAATCCTTGTGAAAAGTTGCGCGAGCGATTGCGTGCCAAAGCCTTTGCACACACAGCCTATTACGATTCCCTCATTGCCGAATATTTTCGCGGCGATGGTGATTTTCCCGAAATTTTGACTTTTGGATTTCGATTGCGACAACGCTTGCGATACGGCGAAAATCCTCATCAAAAAGGGGGGGTTTACGTGCGTGCTTTCGAACCGAAAGGCGTTATAGGTGCAAACCAAGTATGGGGCAAAGAATTGAGTTACAACAATTTTTTAGACGCCGATGCCGCTTGGGAATTAATTTGGGATGTTCACCGTGTATTCGAAATGCGAAAAAAACCTTGCGTAATTGTAAAGCATGGCAATCCGTGTGGACTCGGATGGAGTGAACAGCCGGAACTTTCTTTTCAGCGCGCAAAAGAGGGTGATCCGATCTCTGCATTCGGTGGAATCGTCGCTTTTCCTTTCGAACTCGATGAAAAAACTGCTTCCGCAATCACAGCGAAAGGCAACTTTTTCGAAGTCATCATATGTACTCGAATTGTTCCTGAAGCGTTGAACATTTTTCAGCACCGTTCAGGATGGGGGCAAGATGTGAGAATCTTGGAAGCACCCGAACCTGAATCGACCTCTTTCCTTGCTTTGCGTTCAATGAGAGGGGGGGCGTTAGTACAGGAATACGACTCTAAAGACATTACGGAATGGCGAGTAGTCACTGAAAAAAGTCCAACCTCCGAACAAAGTCATACACTTCGCGTTGCCTGGGCTATCGTGAAACATGTGAAATCGAATGCCATTACCGTTTGCAACAGCGAAAGATTGCTCGGAGTCGGTGCAGGCCAAATGAATCGCGTTCAATCCGTACGGCTCGCCTTGGAAAGTGCTGGCGAATTAGCGAAAGGTGCGGTTCTTGCAAGCGATGCCTTTTTCCCGTTCCCGGATAGTATTCAAGAAGCCGCTAAAGCAGGAATCGTTGCAATCATTCAACCCGGAGGTTCGAAAAAAGACGAGGAAATTATTCGTGTTGCAAACGAGGCAGGGCTTGCAATGGTCTTCACGGGTATGAGACACTTTAAACATTAG
- a CDS encoding DUF370 domain-containing protein, whose amino-acid sequence MPIPYMLDVGFYNYVVTNQIVALVGSDSAPIRRLIQQLRNTGQVIDATQGRKTKCVIFTLANQIVLSAMSQETLAKRLGSGESIGERE is encoded by the coding sequence ATGCCGATTCCTTATATGCTCGATGTCGGATTCTATAACTATGTGGTTACAAACCAAATCGTTGCCCTCGTGGGCAGCGATTCTGCCCCTATTCGAAGGTTAATCCAACAACTTAGGAATACAGGACAAGTGATCGATGCGACACAGGGCAGAAAAACAAAATGCGTTATTTTTACGTTGGCTAATCAAATCGTTTTATCCGCCATGTCTCAAGAGACACTGGCGAAAAGGTTAGGGTCAGGGGAATCGATAGGCGAACGGGAATGA
- a CDS encoding rod shape-determining protein, translating into MKFFNGFFDGFFSHFTEDLGIDLGTSNTLVYSETRGVLLNEPSVVAVDTETNTILQVGEEAQRMLGRTPSTIAAIRPLRDGVIADYDQTQAMLRYFISKTTTRRFAFRKVVVGIPSGVTEVERRAVIEACRRSGASQAFVIEEPMAAAIGAGLPVAEPTGSMVVDIGGGTTEVAIISLAGIVSARSIRIAGDEIDEAIVNYVRRAFNLYIGERTAERAKIEIGCAYPLEEQRTFELRGRDLISGLPRSAVITSEDIRIAIQEQLNAIVEAVKLTLESAPPELAADIIHRGIVLAGGGALLRGLDRLIAEETGIPVVVAHDPLSCVVIGTGKVLSEVRRNPQLGKVLVQAYKD; encoded by the coding sequence ATGAAGTTTTTCAACGGTTTTTTCGATGGGTTTTTCAGCCACTTCACCGAAGACCTCGGAATTGATTTAGGCACATCGAATACGCTCGTCTATTCCGAAACTCGCGGGGTTTTACTCAATGAACCGAGTGTAGTTGCAGTAGATACCGAGACGAATACGATTTTGCAAGTAGGAGAAGAAGCGCAACGCATGTTGGGTCGCACACCTTCGACGATTGCGGCTATTCGACCTTTACGAGATGGCGTAATCGCGGACTATGATCAAACCCAAGCGATGCTTCGCTACTTCATTAGCAAAACGACAACCCGTCGTTTTGCCTTTCGAAAGGTAGTGGTCGGAATACCCAGCGGTGTTACAGAAGTGGAAAGACGCGCAGTTATCGAGGCGTGTAGACGTTCGGGAGCGAGTCAAGCATTCGTCATAGAAGAACCGATGGCAGCGGCAATCGGTGCCGGGCTTCCCGTTGCAGAGCCTACAGGCTCGATGGTCGTTGACATAGGGGGGGGCACGACGGAAGTAGCAATTATTTCTTTAGCGGGCATCGTCAGTGCGCGTTCGATTCGAATTGCCGGGGATGAAATTGACGAGGCTATCGTGAATTACGTACGACGTGCATTCAATCTCTATATCGGAGAAAGAACAGCAGAACGCGCAAAAATCGAAATCGGATGTGCTTATCCACTGGAAGAGCAGCGAACATTCGAATTGCGGGGAAGAGATTTAATTAGCGGACTTCCGCGCAGCGCGGTGATTACGAGCGAAGATATCCGCATCGCCATCCAAGAACAATTGAACGCTATCGTGGAAGCGGTGAAACTTACATTGGAATCCGCACCGCCTGAACTCGCTGCGGATATTATCCATAGAGGAATCGTTTTAGCAGGAGGGGGGGCTTTGTTGAGAGGTTTAGACCGGCTTATCGCTGAGGAAACCGGAATTCCCGTCGTAGTCGCTCATGACCCATTGAGTTGCGTCGTTATCGGAACGGGAAAAGTCCTTTCCGAAGTTCGTCGGAATCCGCAGTTGGGCAAGGTTCTCGTTCAGGCTTATAAAGATTGA
- the mreC gene encoding rod shape-determining protein MreC, with protein sequence MKRRPIWLVPLLLCIIAILLQGLQQRSNAQGKVSLILLPLQQTIYIVQRPLGIFADWVSGFFYGLVNGANLVQKVQSLESELETAKQAQTRMRLLEEENRRLRQMLRMPANFARKKVYADIVGFFPTEKKILLNVGSRQNVRAGDPIISPEGLVGQIVQVSGNFSYGNLLTHPEFSVGARVQRLTSEAVGIVRGQGNNVLVLEIYEENANVQVNDLIVTSGLSTIYPEGIPIGIVTELWSEREWGIRRSSVLPSVNLHRLRQVVVLTR encoded by the coding sequence TTGAAACGACGACCGATTTGGCTCGTTCCACTTTTGCTTTGTATCATCGCAATCCTTTTGCAAGGTTTACAGCAACGAAGTAATGCGCAAGGAAAAGTAAGTTTAATCCTTCTTCCACTGCAACAAACCATCTACATCGTCCAACGCCCCCTCGGAATATTCGCAGATTGGGTTTCTGGGTTTTTTTATGGTCTGGTAAATGGTGCGAACCTGGTGCAAAAAGTTCAATCTTTAGAATCGGAACTCGAAACTGCGAAACAAGCGCAAACACGAATGCGATTACTGGAGGAAGAAAACCGCCGCTTGCGTCAAATGCTTCGAATGCCTGCAAATTTCGCGCGTAAAAAAGTTTATGCAGATATCGTGGGATTTTTTCCTACAGAAAAGAAAATCCTCCTCAATGTCGGCTCGCGTCAAAACGTTCGTGCCGGAGACCCTATAATTTCTCCGGAAGGACTCGTCGGTCAAATCGTCCAAGTTTCAGGAAATTTTTCCTATGGCAATTTGCTCACGCATCCTGAATTTAGCGTCGGTGCACGCGTTCAAAGACTAACATCGGAAGCAGTCGGAATCGTTCGCGGACAAGGAAACAACGTGTTGGTTTTAGAAATATATGAAGAAAACGCAAATGTTCAAGTTAACGATCTCATCGTAACTTCAGGACTTTCGACGATTTACCCAGAAGGCATTCCAATCGGCATAGTAACTGAACTTTGGTCGGAAAGGGAGTGGGGAATCCGCCGAAGCTCCGTTCTCCCTTCCGTTAATCTTCATCGCTTGAGGCAAGTGGTGGTGCTCACTCGATGA